The Cannabis sativa cultivar Pink pepper isolate KNU-18-1 chromosome 8, ASM2916894v1, whole genome shotgun sequence genomic interval AATACTAGAAGGGATCAGTTCGCCCTGTTCATATCCAATCTGGTGGATTCCCGGGGCCTCATTAATATGCCTATTCAGGGAGACATGATGACATGGGATAACCACCGGTCTGGTATGAATCATGTCAAGTCTGCTCTTGACAAGAGACTTGCCAATGGTGCTTGGCTGAAGTTATTCCCAAAAGCTACTATTTGTTCTTACCAGACTTGCAACTGGGATCACAGACTACTGTGTCTTTTTTCGGAAGGTTTAGATTCAAAGTTTAAGAGATGTTTCAAGTTCAAAGAAGGTTGGACGAGAGATGATAGGAGAAAGCTAGTGGTTGACCACGCCTGGAAATCTGTTGTCCACCCTTGGGCCCTTGCTCGGGTTTTCAAAAAGATTGGGGCTACTAGGGTTGCTCTTCGTCATTGGCACCGATCCCAATTTGGTAACTTAGAGACTAATATAAAAGTACTTGAAGGAAAACTGAATGAGATTCAAAGCTTACCTGGAGGCGACAGGGATTGGAACACTGAATGTAATATCAGGAAATCCTTAAAGAGGCCTTAGAAAGGAAAGCGCTGTACTGGAGACAGAGGGCCCGGATCTCCTGGATTAAGGAGGGAGACAAATGCTCTAAATTCTTCTTCCTCTCTGCCACTATTAAAGGAAGAAGGAATGCGATTGAAAGCATCTTGGACAAGGACAACAATTGGATCAATTCTCGGGAATTAATTGGTCACGAATTCCTTGATTTCTTCAAGGGGATATTCTCAGGGTCGGGTTGTCGCCAGGCGCTTAACTGTAGTCAATTCCTCCAAGATAGTATCTGCTCTGAGGATAAGGAAGCGATCCAAAGTATTCCCTCTGTTGAGGAAATCAAAAGAACTATTTTTTGCGATGAACCCTCATAAAGCCCCCGGCCCGGATGGTATGTCCATGTTATTCTTCAAACATTATTGGGAGTCAGTGGGTGGTTATTTCTGTGATGCAGTTTCTGATTTCTTCAGGACCAACAAGATGCACAGAGGCATCAACTCAACTAATATTGTGCTTATCCCCAAGGTCCAAAACCCGAAAAGAACCAACCATTTTAGGCCAATCTCTCTTTGCAACGTCATGTACAAGGTCATTTCTAAGATCATTGCAAATAAATATAAGCCTATCTTGCCTAATATCATATCTTCCACACAAGCTTTCTTTGTTCTAGGAAGGAATATTCAAGATAATGATGTAATTGTGCAGGAGATCATCCACTCATTCAACCGAAAAAGAGGCGAAAAAGGCTTTTTTGCCATTAAAATTGATCTTATGAAAGCCTATGATCGGCTGAGTTGGGACGCTATTGACCAGGTTATGAGTTGTTGCGGTATTCCTTTGAAGTTTCGCACATGGGTCTCCCAGTGTATCACAACAACAACGCTTAATATATGTCTCAATGGAGGGTCGGTGGGTTCAAATAAAACTTCTTGCGGGCTTCGACAAGGGGACCCTTTGTCTCCTTACTTATTTATTTGGACGGCTGAAGTTTTATCGAGAATCCTCCAAGATGCCCTCAACAAGAACTTGATTAAAGGTATTAGGTTAAGTAGAGGAGGGCCGATCCTCTCTCATATTTTCTTTGTTGATGACTTAATCCTGGTGGGTAGAGCTAACTTAGTTGAAGCCAGGAACTACTGGAAGTGCCTTGAGAGTTTCTGTGATTGGGCTGGTCAACGAGTAAATAAGCTAAAAACCTCTATTTTCTTTAGTAGAAACACTCCCTCTGGCCTGATGAGGGAGATCAGGGAGGCTTTGGGAATAGGATCGCCGGAAGGAAACGTTAAGTATCTAGGCCTCCCTCTGTTCAGATCAAGACATAAGGATGCAGATTTCAACTTTATTTTGGATAATCTGACTTCTAAATTGCAGGGGTGGAAAGTAAAAAACCTTGTCTAAGGCAGGCAGGGCTACCCTTATTAAATCGGTGGGGTTATCGATGTCGTTGTACGCCATGCAAACGACGAAGCTGTCAAATCGTCTGGCGTCTAAGATAGACAATATGGTCTGTGACTTCTAGTGGGGTTTTGAGAAAGATAATCATGGCATGTTTCTAAAAGCTTGGGATAAAATGTGTCTCCCAAAATCCTGAGGAGGACTGGGATTCAAGAAATCTAAAGAAATGAATCTCGCCTTTCTGGCTAAGTGGGGATGGAACATTTTAAATGGTGACCAGTCTCTGTGTTGTAAGGTGTTGAATGCGAAATATCTAAAAGGAAAATAGTTCCTTAGTTGTGGGTATAGAGACTCAGATTCCTGGTTTTGGAAAACCGTGGTCAAAACCAAGGCTATCCTATTGAAAGGTGCGTACAAATTAGTGGCGGACGGAAGGGATACTCGAATTTGGGAGGACCCTTGGATCCCTCATTTAAAGACATTTCGGCCCAAGCCAAATGGTCAATCTGCTGGGGGTCACAGTTTAGTGATGGAGTTGATGTCTTCAAATGGTGgttggaatatcttcaaattgaATAACCTTTTTGATCGGGAGACTGTGGCTACAATTCTAAAAAGTGGGGACCCCCCCCTGGAGTAGGTAAAGATAAGTGGGTGTGGACTCTGGATATGAGTGGTCGGTTTTCCTGCAAATCCGCTTACCTTACTCAGGCTTTGGAGAAAGCCCCAGCTGTGAGGTAGCTCCCGCTCTATGGAATAAACTCTGGAACAGTAAAGTGTTGGAACGGCACAAGGTTATGTGGTGGTGCATTCTTTCAAGCGCCCTCCCTATCAGGTCTGTGATCCGAAAAAGATTTCATATTGATGATCTAAGATGCCCATTGTGTGGGAGAGAGGAAGAAACTATGGAACACTTATTCCTTAATTGTGAGGTGGCTCTCCATGCCTGGAGATCGTCTCCTTGGGGAATTTACCTGGTCAGCGATAGTGGTATTCGTATGTGGGATTGGGTAAAGTTTATTTGGGATTTGAGACACAAGGGGGTTGCAGCAGATGAGATTTTCCTCTATGCATCTCTGGTGGTTGATACCATTTGGCGAATTTGCAATGAGAAGGTTCATAATAACATTACTTTAGATGTGAAAATGATTACTGACTCTGTTCGATGTTCTTTTGCAGATTTATATGATCCTATTTTCCCTCCCCCTGCTCCTTGCCTGGAAGAGATCAGCTAGTCCCCTCTACCTCAGGACTGGCTCAAACTAAACTGCGATGTTAAAGTGGGGCTTGATAACATGTGTATAGCAGTTGTTGCCAGGAACCATCTCGTAAAAGTGATTTGGGTCCAAACATCTAACCTAGGCTTCTCTGATGCACTCTCTGGGGAAGCGGCGGCCTCGAGAGTAGTCACCAATGCGCTCAATGGGAAGGAGATCCCTTGGGTTATTGAAAACTATGTCTCTTTTTGTAACAGTAGTCTTTCTTCTTTCGGCAGTTGTCTGTTTTTGAATATTAGTAGGTCTTGTAATTTCGTTGCCTATAATGTGGCAAAATGAGCTTTCACCTACAAAATATTTGGGGATATTCCAATTTCTAACATCCCTTCAAACATTTTATGTAATGACCGAGAGGTGTAACCCTTTATCATTTATATAATACGCTTttcttcaaacaaaaaaaaaagatcatgACAATgctttaaataaaattgtacggctacttagtattttttttttcctaacatttactaaattatgctttttgaattttttttgccgttaaaaattcctcctaactattgagattgttagatttaaggatcaCTTTTGtcttatttaagtaaaaataatttaacatgaatgaaagttcaaggtgcatgatttagtacatatcaaaatttgaagggcatgatttggtagatatcaaagtctagagaacatgatttaatacataaataatcacagaaatagtaaaattgaataaaattagacaaaagttcttaaatctaacaatgtcaatagttcaggagaaatttttaaaggcccaaaaaatttaaaaagtataatttaatagATGTTAAAGTTAGACCGAAAAAATCCTAATGAGTCAATTTGTAAAATAGTTAGGAGAATAGTGTGTATGGTACGACAACGAAAGGGCATTGATTGCTTCTGTTGACGGCGCTCATGCATAGATCCAATATAATACATAGGTAGATTCTTTTTTGCATTAATTTACCCGTATTACCCTCACTCACTGGGTCCTACAGATTATGTTTGGTTACTTTCATAATGGGAATGTGTGCAcacaaataatattatacaaCAAGACCAGTACGTCATCTGATAGGGATTGTTTCTATATATCTTCCGTGTAGTAGGGTAATTTGACCTTGTTGTAATTgtaaattcataattaatactatttttttgtcttttgaagCTCATGAAACTGATCTTTCTCCAATTATGGAACGGGGACGCAAATGTCACTGAGACTAAACTACAAATTAAATGCCAAAGTTATTGAAAGACAAAATAAGAGAAGAATCCACACTACTaagcaactttttctttttctcaagagggaaaatttgtttttattttcttctttatttcttttgacgaattttttttttacaagtttcttacttgtatttttttggaaaagaagatattaaaaaaattacaggtccatgtttttaaattattttgttattttgtgtatttatgaaaGTATCTCTTCAAATAATATgccaatatttattatataaattttttcatcaattataaatattaattaataaatataaaaaatattacctaaataatatataattgacTATAAATTTAGTTAAAGACCATTTGGAATCGGTTAATATTTGGAAGAAAATGGTAATTAATATTAAAGATTATTCTATTTGTTATGagggttttaattttttaaacccCATAATAAGTTTAGTGTAGTATTCTAAAGAGTGTAATGTTAATTCCTTAAAAAATGTAGAATTCAAGTACGGAAATTTGAATTAATATACTTACATTACCTTAAAAAGTTTTCCCTAAACTTATACTTAACATAATTAGTTATATATGACACTTTTTGTGTTTTCTCCATAATACCCTCCCCAATTACATCTACCCACTCCAACTCTTTTTCTCATCAATTTCACATGAGAATTCCCCACCCGAAAGCCTATCTTCCACAAccaccaatttttttttcttctcttcactcATCACTAGAAGCTACAACCTTCCACACTACAAGCCACCACACTAATCCACCACACTACAAGCTCCATCAATGggtaagtaattaatttttttttttttttaaatcttgtttgttgttgtcatatttaattaagaatgtcgtgtttgatgattgatctgtggattgttgctgttattttgctatttttttctgTTATAATGTTTGCTACATGTGAAAATTggaattttactgtttttttgcattttttttcgtcgggcccgatggggtccgatgctgGCCCGATGGGGGCCCGATGTGGGGAAAATTTTTGTTAGCAGGGGCGAAGGCCCGATGGTCCGATGGTCCATCAATGGGTCCGAtggctttttttaatttttttttattttttggaacccgggtccgatggtccccatatgggtccgatggtcggaccatcggacccgatTGGTTTTGggaatttttttatgttttttaaattttttaaaataaggtCCGATGCTCCGtggtggggtccgatggtcggaccaatcggaccctacgggaattttttattttttatttattttttaatttattattatttttttatttattattgtatgattaatttattttttattgatttattaatatttgtgttatgaattatttttttattaataattattagttattaattgttattttagttaatgttttaagaattaatttattttttttagttattttattaattatcaattatgaattattattaattattgttttattaattattgttttattaattattgttatattttttatggtttgagtaataattattaattatattttattatcaattaataattattttttaattattaattattgttttattatgaattattattctattattttattatgaattattatgaattattattttattatcaattaattattattgttttgttattaatgattaattaagattttttttcggTGAGATTTTTGCTGTAAATTAtaactgtgtttttttaaatgTGTGTGACAGGTTAAACTGTTAATGCGTGTGTTATGTATAATGGTGTTTGGGAGTTTGATGGTAGAGATTGGGTTTATAAACGGGACGACAATTTGACATTTGACATTGATCCGAACCTAAGCTACTCAGGTTTGGTTGATGTTTTGTATGAAGAACTGGATGTCGACAAAGTGGAGTATGACTTGAAATTGGAAGTACATTACAAGTACAAGAAAGGCTTTGAGTATCGCCCTGAAGTTATTGGAAATGATAAGCGTGCAAGGTACTTTTTATCTACACTCGCGAAGAAGCCAGATGAATTTACTCCTTTGTTTGTGACTTTGTTAAAGAAGAATGTTTGTGTCGATCCTAGTCCCACACCAAGTTCTGTTAAGGATAATCGTCGCGaggttgggagttttgttccagaaacaaatccagAGGTGTTGGTTGCGGATGTATTACCTGAATTAAACAATATGATGCCGAGTGCTGATATTGTAGCACAAATGCCGTTCATCGATGGTTTTTTTAATGGTCCAGACCCTGAATGTTATGTTGAGGGCATTGATGGCATAAGAGACGACCAAGGTACAGAGGCCCCTGCTGCTGTACCTTTGAACTTGACTCCACTATCGTACCAAATACCACCGAGGCCACCGACACGGAAAAGAATGCCCCGTAGAGAAAATTGCCAAACACCTGGTACTAGTAGTAGTCGTCCAGGCAAAACCAGTCATGCTAGAGGAACTACTGACAGTACAAGTCCTAATAATGGTAGAGAGACCAATGATATTAGTGGTCCTACTGATGCTCGAGGGACCAATGTGATTGGATGGAGcgatccattttcttcttcgacAAGTTACGGTAAATTCAAGGAGAAAATATATACAACAGAAGACATCGAGGATCATAGTCATTATATATCTACGGGTGGCACACCAGGCGGGGAGTTACATGTGGGAAAGTTTTTTAGAGACAAAGAGCATTTAAAGATGGTTGTTGGCCTGTATGCAATGAAGAAAGGGTTTGACTACTACGTTAGGAAGTCCGGTGTTTATATTTGGTACGTCACATGTAAGGATACAGATTGTGGGTAGAGATTAAGAGCGAAGAAGAACGTACTTTCTAACATGTTTGAGGTGAGTACATTTCATAATGTACATACATGTTCCCTTGATCTTCGAGGAAAAGATAACCGTTAAGCATCTCCTGTAATAGTTGCCCAtctaattaaggataagttcGCAACTGACGGCTCAGATCACTTGGCTctgatataagaaaaattatgcACAAGGATTACGGGATCCAAATGAGTTATGAAAAGGCATGGAGGTGCAGAGAGAAGGCACTACACCTAGCTCGGGGTACACCTGAAGATTCGTACTCGAAATTACCTAGTTACTTGCACATGCTACAGTTGCGGAATCCAGGTACCATCACGGATTTTGTGGTAGAAGATGGTCGCTTCAAGTATTGTTTCTTCTCTCTGGGTCCTTCTATTCGGGGGTTTAGGTTTTGTCGACCTGTTGTATGTGTTGATGGGTCTTTCTTGAAGACTAGGTATGGTGGGAAAATGTTGTGTGCAGTGGCTTTGGATGCAGGGAGTCATATCTTTTCGATAGCTTTTGCTATAGCTGACAGTGAAAACCACAATTCCTGGacctattttatgagaaaattgaaagaaacgattggtgatgttgagaacttaacttttgtttcggataggcatcaaagcattgttcgtgctttggatatcgtgttccctgatgcacaccacggtgcatgctaccaccacattattatgaacgtcaaccacaagttcaagactgacgtcttcacgaatcacatttacacGTGTGCCTACACGTATTCAAGATCAGAGTTTCACAAAGAATTTGAGAACATTCGGGCCATGAATCCAGCGGTTGCACAATATCTTGAGGAAATTGGATTTGAAAAATGGGTCCGGTCGTACTTTCCAAGGGTACGTTACAATGTAATGACGAGCAACTGGGCTGAGAGCTTTAACAAAACaactaaggatgcaagaggCTTCCCGATCACTGCTGCTGTAGCATTCCTGAGGTCCAAAGGCCAGAAGTGGTTTGCTTCACGAAAAGAAAAAGCTGACAAGTGGACGAAACCCCTAGCACCACAAATGGAGGAGGACTTgacattgcattttgaaaaaggtCGGTATTTGAACGTTGACTCATGCGGGCCTTACACGTTGCAGGTTCACCCTGGAGGAACAGTTATGACCGGTGGCGTAGTGGACTTGCAGGAACATACTTGCACTTGCGGCTTGTTCCAGTGCATGAAGTTTCCTTGTCCTCATGCATGTGCTGCATCTCAGGAGCGAAGTATTAGCGCGTACACACTATGCTCGCCATATTACACAACTGAATATTGGAGGAGGACATATGAAGGAACAATTATGCCagttggtgacgaggatgattgggaatTGCCTGATGACATCAAGAACATGACAGTTGGAGTGCCTGTTGAGAAGCAACCAGTAGGGCGACCCAAGAAGCAAAAGGTTGGAAGAATTAAGAACAACCGAACTGCTTGTAACGGTGAAAGGATTATCAAATCACGAAATTGTAGCAAGTGCGGTGCCAAGGGGCACAACAGAAGCACTTGCAACTACCGAggttaaaaatgttattttagtttatttgtatCGTGATGTGTTGGACTATTATGTATTGTTATTGAATTAATGTTGGACTATTTTAAACATtagaatttgtgatattttatgcttacataattattataatttgttgcaTGAAAGAAAGGCGTAAAATTTGTATGAACtcttaaaaaaacataaacataccaataaaaaaaaaaccagttacatTGTTATCTTAATAAATACCAAATAAAAAACACATTTGTTCATGCTAAATTCTGGTAAAACAAATCTACACACCACCGCTCTGTAAATTTCTTCATATTCTCATGGTGCACATTATCAAACGTAGTCTCCAGTATACTATGCTCGATGTGCTCTATCACGTACATCCCCCAGTCACCGCTGTATGatacaataaaaagtaaataaataaaagtatgtaaattaaattcaagttaaataacaaaaaaatcaattgtaATTAAGTTACCTTGTCTTTGTCTGTCGAACAACGCCCCGATCCATGACTTTTGAAGTGAAATTTCTGACCTGGCTCTGTGAGGCGGTAAGTTGAGGCACGAGGATCATGTCATGAGTCTTGAATAGGCCAGCCTGCAGCAGCAAAATTGGTAGTAATTTTTCCCACATTGCCAAGTGACTCTTCAATTCGTTCGGGGAAATCGATCCGAGGCTCGAGTCAAATATGTTCAACA includes:
- the LOC133030532 gene encoding uncharacterized protein LOC133030532; this encodes MTSNWAESFNKTTKDARGFPITAAVAFLRSKGQKWFASRKEKADKWTKPLAPQMEEDLTLHFEKGRYLNVDSCGPYTLQVHPGGTVMTGGVVDLQEHTCTCGLFQCMKFPCPHACAASQERSISAYTLCSPYYTTEYWRRTYEGTIMPVGDEDDWELPDDIKNMTVGVPVEKQPVGRPKKQKVGRIKNNRTACNGERIIKSRNCSKCGAKGHNRSTCNYRG